In Gimesia sp., the following are encoded in one genomic region:
- a CDS encoding PPC domain-containing protein, whose translation MLQNFKSVCTGILTLALSLLLVDSAWATDPSLNYVRPRGGQRGTEVELTFIGARLSDAVEILSYKKGFEFKDIKENPKNKNICTATVKIAPDCALGEHTFQVRTKTGVSEYKTFWVGPFPEIAEKEPNSEFETPQSIEMNHTVSGVVQNEDVDHYVVTAKKGDRISAEIEGIRLATTLFDPYIAILDEKRFELKAEDDLPLLRNDAAVSVIAPADGKYTILVRDSSYGGNGAAFYRLHVGTYPRPTAVYPAGGQLGSKQKVTFKGNTVDNLVQEFQLPDKPDAEFELFASDAGGTAPSGNVFRLFPHGNSMEQEPNNDFKTASAAALPNAFNGIIETDGDIDYFKFQGKKDQTLEIECYARRIRSPLDAVVNLYNAKFGRVAGNDDSRGPDSYFRYKFPADGDYYISITDHLSRGGADFVYRIEMLPVSPSLELGIPRNARYSQERQQIVVPRGNRFAAVISASRSNFGGEIALDSSNFPKGVKVVAEPMAANLTTMPVVFEAAADAPVEGELIALKGKHVDPKLNISGVFTNRADLVRVRNNQLLWMKDVAQIPVAVVEEVPFKLDIVEPKAPLARNGSLQLKVVATRKEGFDEAITLQFPFRPPGVGASSRVTIPKGKNEAFYPINANSKAEIKKWKVFVIGSANVGGNAWVSSQLANLEVADSYVDLDLARTAVEQGKETEIICKVDLKTPFDGDAKVKLVGLPPKVTTEDITFNKESKELIFKVKTDPASPQGRHKSLFCQVEVPVNGETVVHTAGRTELRIDKPLPPKKDEPAKPKTVAKKEEPKKEEPKRLTRLEQLRLEAKKRLEEGTK comes from the coding sequence AACAAGAACATCTGCACCGCGACAGTCAAAATCGCCCCCGACTGTGCCTTGGGTGAGCATACTTTCCAGGTCCGTACCAAAACCGGTGTCTCCGAGTACAAAACCTTCTGGGTCGGGCCTTTCCCCGAGATCGCCGAAAAAGAACCGAACAGCGAATTCGAAACGCCCCAGTCCATTGAAATGAACCACACAGTGAGTGGTGTCGTTCAGAATGAAGACGTGGATCACTATGTTGTCACGGCTAAAAAAGGTGACCGCATCTCTGCAGAAATCGAGGGCATTCGTCTGGCGACCACACTGTTCGACCCCTACATCGCCATCCTGGACGAAAAACGTTTTGAGCTCAAAGCCGAAGACGATCTCCCCCTGCTGAGAAATGATGCCGCGGTCTCGGTAATCGCACCCGCTGATGGCAAATACACGATCCTGGTTCGTGACAGTTCATACGGCGGAAACGGTGCTGCATTCTACCGTCTGCACGTCGGTACTTATCCTCGTCCGACAGCCGTTTATCCCGCTGGCGGCCAACTGGGATCCAAACAGAAAGTCACCTTCAAAGGGAATACCGTCGATAACCTGGTTCAGGAATTCCAGCTCCCGGATAAGCCGGATGCTGAGTTCGAACTGTTCGCCAGCGATGCCGGGGGAACCGCTCCCTCTGGAAACGTATTCCGCCTGTTCCCTCATGGTAACTCCATGGAACAGGAGCCCAACAACGACTTCAAAACGGCTTCTGCAGCAGCACTGCCCAATGCATTTAACGGGATCATCGAAACCGACGGTGATATTGATTACTTCAAATTTCAGGGCAAGAAAGACCAGACCCTGGAAATCGAATGCTACGCCCGTCGCATCCGTTCTCCACTTGATGCGGTTGTGAACCTGTATAACGCCAAATTCGGTCGCGTTGCCGGCAACGACGACTCACGTGGTCCCGACAGCTACTTCCGTTATAAGTTCCCTGCTGATGGAGATTACTATATCTCCATCACCGATCACCTTTCGCGTGGTGGAGCCGATTTTGTCTACCGCATTGAAATGCTGCCGGTCTCACCCAGCCTCGAACTGGGCATTCCCCGCAATGCCCGTTACTCCCAGGAGCGACAGCAGATTGTAGTCCCTCGGGGCAACCGTTTTGCAGCAGTCATCAGTGCCAGCCGTTCTAACTTTGGTGGCGAAATCGCTCTCGATTCTTCGAACTTCCCCAAGGGAGTTAAAGTTGTCGCCGAACCGATGGCAGCGAATCTGACAACGATGCCCGTGGTCTTTGAAGCAGCCGCTGATGCTCCCGTTGAAGGCGAATTGATCGCCCTTAAGGGAAAACATGTCGATCCTAAACTGAATATTTCGGGGGTCTTCACCAACCGGGCCGACCTGGTTCGCGTGCGGAATAACCAGCTGTTGTGGATGAAAGACGTCGCCCAGATTCCAGTCGCGGTTGTCGAGGAAGTTCCTTTCAAACTCGATATCGTTGAACCCAAAGCCCCGCTGGCACGGAACGGCTCGTTACAACTCAAAGTTGTCGCTACTCGAAAAGAAGGTTTCGACGAAGCGATTACCCTCCAGTTCCCCTTCCGTCCACCGGGAGTGGGTGCTTCCAGCCGGGTTACGATCCCCAAGGGCAAAAATGAAGCCTTCTACCCGATCAACGCCAACAGCAAGGCCGAGATAAAAAAATGGAAGGTCTTCGTCATTGGTTCGGCTAACGTGGGTGGCAATGCCTGGGTTTCCTCACAGCTGGCAAATCTGGAAGTTGCAGATTCCTACGTTGACCTGGATCTCGCACGTACTGCCGTCGAACAGGGAAAAGAGACTGAGATCATCTGCAAGGTTGACCTCAAGACTCCCTTCGATGGAGATGCCAAAGTTAAACTGGTCGGTCTGCCTCCGAAAGTGACCACAGAAGATATCACCTTCAACAAAGAGAGCAAAGAACTGATCTTCAAAGTAAAAACGGATCCGGCTTCTCCTCAGGGACGGCATAAGAGCCTGTTCTGTCAGGTCGAAGTTCCTGTGAACGGTGAAACCGTCGTACATACCGCTGGCCGAACCGAGCTGCGGATTGACAAGCCGCTTCCACCTAAAAAAGACGAACCGGCCAAACCTAAAACCGTAGCGAAAAAAGAAGAACCCAAGAAGGAAGAACCCAAGCGTTTGACTCGATTGGAGCAGCTCCGTCTCGAGGCTAAAAAACGACTGGAAGAGGGTACCAAGTAG
- a CDS encoding DUF1549 domain-containing protein — translation MWRHQTITRSFLTLAFLAGGISLVTAADKTEPVKAEPPKPAEAKPAETKPAETKPAPAQPAAPKPAPPKPAPKMVQLNVYPQDIQLTTSRDRQSIIGQAVYDNGLTEDVTTKLQFKPTKEGIVRIENNMIYPAGDGETDVVTTFGGASVKLHSKVTKAKEDRPISFTLDVMPTFMRAGCNTGSCHGAARGKDGFRLSLFGFDPKGDYHRLTRELSGRRINLSMPQESLLLEKAIGAVPHTGGKLYEKDSEYYNASLRWLQAGAPYDAGAIPTVDKVEIYPKGGVMDGKGTTQQVSVLAYYSDGTTRDVTTLSAFSSNNDNSATITKDGKITANNRGEAFIMARFDTHTVGSHFVVLPKGLDFEWPNVPEYNYVDTLIHNKLKKLRVVPSEVCSDPEFLRRASLDICGVMPTIEEFNTFVADKDPKKREKLVDQLLNRKEFVEMWVMKWSELLQIRTVNNRISYKSALLYYNWLQERIASNVPLDKMVQELLGSTGGTFANAATNYYENERDTLKVAENVAQVFMGMRIQCAQCHNHPFDRWTMDDYYSFAAFFSQVGRKGSEDPRESIIYNRGSGEVRHLVDNRVMQPKFLGGAQPEVKGKDRRVVLANWLASNENPYFATNLSNIVWAHFFGKGIINEVDDVRISNPPVNPELLDELAKRFTDYNYDFKKLVRDICTSRTYQLSTQTNPSNENDLTNFSHAHPRRLRAEVLLDCISQVTSAPNKFRGLPLGARAVQIADGNTTNYFLTTFGRAKRDTVCSCEVRMEPSLSQALHLLNGDTVNSKIVQGKFVDSRIKAGKKPLEIVDEMYISCLTRKPTDKEYSTLVQVLDENKKDEQNALNDIFWSLLNSREFIFNH, via the coding sequence ATGTGGCGTCATCAAACAATCACTCGCAGTTTTCTCACCCTGGCCTTCCTGGCGGGTGGAATCTCTCTCGTAACTGCAGCAGACAAAACGGAACCGGTCAAAGCAGAGCCCCCCAAGCCTGCTGAAGCCAAACCGGCTGAAACGAAACCAGCGGAGACAAAACCGGCCCCCGCGCAGCCTGCTGCTCCCAAACCGGCCCCTCCAAAACCAGCTCCCAAGATGGTTCAACTGAATGTGTATCCTCAGGATATCCAGCTCACGACCAGCCGGGATCGACAATCCATAATCGGACAGGCAGTTTATGACAACGGTCTGACCGAAGACGTCACCACGAAACTTCAGTTCAAGCCGACCAAAGAAGGCATCGTGCGTATCGAAAACAATATGATTTACCCGGCCGGCGATGGTGAGACCGATGTGGTTACCACTTTCGGCGGTGCGAGTGTCAAGCTGCACTCCAAGGTTACTAAAGCAAAAGAAGACCGTCCCATCAGTTTTACCCTGGACGTCATGCCTACATTCATGCGGGCTGGCTGTAACACCGGTAGCTGCCACGGTGCTGCCCGCGGTAAGGACGGCTTCCGCCTCTCACTGTTCGGGTTTGACCCCAAGGGAGACTATCATCGTCTAACCCGTGAACTCAGCGGTCGTCGAATTAACCTGAGTATGCCTCAGGAAAGCCTGCTGCTTGAAAAAGCCATCGGCGCTGTTCCTCACACCGGCGGTAAACTCTACGAAAAAGACTCAGAATATTATAACGCGTCTTTACGCTGGCTGCAGGCAGGTGCTCCTTACGACGCGGGCGCAATTCCGACTGTTGATAAGGTGGAAATCTATCCCAAAGGTGGGGTAATGGACGGGAAAGGCACCACACAGCAGGTGTCCGTTCTGGCCTACTATTCAGATGGCACGACTCGTGACGTAACGACTCTGTCAGCCTTCTCATCAAACAACGACAACTCAGCCACCATTACCAAAGATGGTAAGATCACCGCAAACAATCGGGGCGAAGCCTTCATTATGGCCCGCTTCGACACACACACGGTCGGATCTCACTTTGTGGTACTCCCCAAGGGCCTGGACTTCGAATGGCCCAATGTTCCGGAATACAACTATGTGGATACCCTGATACACAACAAGCTGAAAAAGCTGCGGGTTGTTCCCTCTGAAGTCTGTTCCGATCCCGAATTCCTGCGTCGTGCCAGCCTGGACATCTGCGGCGTAATGCCCACCATTGAAGAATTCAATACTTTCGTCGCTGACAAAGATCCCAAGAAACGGGAGAAACTGGTTGATCAGTTACTCAACCGTAAAGAGTTTGTCGAGATGTGGGTGATGAAATGGTCTGAGCTTCTGCAGATCCGCACAGTCAATAACCGCATCAGTTACAAGTCAGCATTACTATATTACAACTGGCTGCAGGAAAGAATCGCCAGCAACGTGCCCCTCGATAAAATGGTACAGGAACTACTCGGTTCGACCGGCGGTACTTTTGCTAATGCTGCGACCAACTATTACGAAAACGAACGTGACACTCTCAAAGTCGCTGAAAACGTGGCCCAGGTATTCATGGGCATGCGAATTCAATGTGCCCAGTGTCACAACCATCCGTTCGACCGCTGGACGATGGACGATTACTACAGCTTCGCTGCATTCTTCTCACAGGTGGGACGTAAAGGCAGTGAGGACCCCCGCGAATCTATTATCTACAACCGAGGCAGCGGCGAAGTCCGACATCTGGTTGATAACCGGGTCATGCAGCCCAAATTCCTGGGTGGTGCACAACCTGAAGTTAAAGGTAAAGACCGCCGCGTCGTGCTGGCCAACTGGCTCGCCTCCAATGAAAACCCTTACTTTGCAACGAACCTGAGTAACATCGTCTGGGCACACTTCTTCGGTAAAGGCATTATCAATGAAGTGGATGACGTCCGCATCAGTAATCCTCCGGTCAACCCGGAACTGCTGGATGAACTCGCCAAACGGTTCACCGATTACAACTACGACTTCAAGAAGCTGGTTCGCGATATCTGTACTTCGAGAACTTACCAGCTTTCCACACAGACTAATCCATCCAATGAAAACGATCTGACAAACTTCTCACATGCACATCCACGTCGTTTGCGTGCTGAAGTTCTGCTGGACTGTATTTCCCAGGTCACCAGTGCACCCAATAAATTCCGCGGCTTACCGCTGGGAGCACGGGCAGTGCAGATCGCCGACGGAAACACAACCAACTACTTCCTGACCACCTTTGGTCGTGCCAAGCGTGACACCGTCTGTTCGTGTGAAGTCCGGATGGAACCCAGTCTGTCACAGGCTCTTCACCTGCTCAACGGCGATACCGTCAACAGTAAGATCGTGCAGGGTAAATTTGTAGATTCCCGAATCAAAGCCGGCAAGAAGCCACTGGAGATCGTGGATGAAATGTATATTTCCTGCCTGACCCGTAAACCGACTGACAAGGAATATTCCACCCTGGTTCAGGTCCTGGATGAAAACAAAAAAGACGAACAGAACGCGTTAAATGACATCTTCTGGTCATTGCTGAACTCGCGTGAATTTATCTTTAACCACTAA
- a CDS encoding c-type cytochrome domain-containing protein has protein sequence MLSPLSAEDKKKDEKDKKPKVTYDEHIKPIFRAKCFACHNTDKKASGLDLTNYTGLMQGGAAGESIAPGDAEGSYLYMLVTHDSEPFMPPKSDKLPDKELALIQEWISIGAPENAGSKVSIKKPKFDFSLQGASSGKPDGPPPMPPHLNLDPVVHSSLPTAITAMATNPWSPLAAVAGQKQVLLYNTKTLELLGVLPFPEGVAHVLKFSRNGSLLLAGGGHAAASGRVVVWDVKTGKRLFEVGDELDAVLCADISSDQRFIALGSPSKVIRVYSTSTGELAYEIRKHTDWMTSLAFSPDSVLLCSGDRNGGAFVWEAATGNEYLTLKGHKGGITGITWRSDSNLVATSSEDQSVKLWEVQNGNNIKSWNAHGGGTSSVEFARDGRLVTTGRDKVTKLWDQAGKQLRAFPAFGDIGVCVTICDETNQVISSDWTGKIKVWNAADGKEAGELTANPLPLSERLSKATASLSAAQANHQKLAATAQADQAAVTKINADIAASQKQQTDLQNQLNSLNGNLAAAQKALAGAQAGVTASTNKITEIGKPLPAIKEAHAKADAVSKQAAGDKELAEAAAKLKAAVDKRTAAIAAEQKIVATHQAAVKENQQKIATYTPQIKQTTDALNAAKAKVAALQKSLKPATDKATASQNAAKSAASALAAAQNEVKHWQAEIEFSKKLNNAQASTAK, from the coding sequence ATGTTATCTCCTCTGTCTGCGGAAGACAAAAAAAAGGACGAGAAAGACAAGAAGCCGAAAGTCACCTATGACGAACACATCAAACCGATTTTTCGGGCGAAGTGTTTTGCCTGTCATAACACCGATAAGAAAGCTTCCGGCCTCGATCTGACCAACTACACCGGTCTGATGCAGGGTGGCGCCGCGGGTGAATCAATTGCGCCCGGCGACGCCGAAGGCAGCTATCTGTATATGCTGGTTACACACGATTCCGAACCCTTCATGCCTCCCAAATCGGACAAGCTTCCCGATAAAGAACTGGCTTTGATTCAGGAATGGATCAGCATCGGTGCTCCAGAAAATGCAGGTAGTAAGGTCAGCATCAAAAAACCAAAGTTTGATTTCTCATTGCAGGGCGCATCTTCCGGGAAACCGGATGGACCGCCTCCCATGCCGCCACACTTGAACCTGGACCCGGTTGTGCACAGCAGCCTGCCTACCGCCATCACGGCTATGGCCACCAACCCCTGGTCCCCTCTGGCTGCTGTTGCTGGTCAGAAACAGGTTCTGCTCTACAACACTAAAACCCTGGAACTTCTGGGGGTGCTCCCCTTCCCTGAAGGCGTAGCTCATGTCCTGAAATTCAGCCGGAATGGCAGTCTCTTACTGGCCGGTGGCGGACATGCTGCTGCCAGTGGCCGCGTTGTGGTCTGGGATGTCAAAACCGGAAAGCGTCTCTTTGAAGTTGGTGACGAACTGGATGCCGTCCTTTGTGCTGACATCAGCTCCGATCAGCGTTTTATCGCCCTGGGCAGCCCCAGCAAAGTCATTCGCGTTTATTCCACCAGCACGGGCGAACTCGCTTACGAAATCCGTAAACACACCGACTGGATGACCTCGCTGGCCTTCAGCCCTGATTCCGTCCTGCTCTGTTCCGGAGACCGGAACGGCGGTGCGTTTGTCTGGGAAGCAGCAACGGGAAATGAGTATCTCACACTCAAGGGACATAAAGGCGGAATCACCGGAATCACCTGGCGGTCCGACTCCAACCTGGTTGCCACCAGTAGCGAAGATCAGTCCGTAAAACTCTGGGAAGTTCAAAACGGGAATAATATTAAATCCTGGAACGCCCATGGCGGCGGAACATCCAGTGTGGAATTCGCCCGCGACGGTCGTCTGGTCACCACCGGCCGTGACAAGGTCACCAAACTCTGGGATCAGGCGGGCAAACAGCTGCGTGCCTTCCCTGCTTTTGGAGATATCGGCGTCTGTGTCACGATCTGTGATGAAACCAACCAGGTGATCTCTTCTGACTGGACCGGAAAGATCAAAGTCTGGAACGCCGCCGATGGAAAAGAAGCAGGTGAACTGACAGCCAATCCGCTTCCATTATCCGAGCGACTGTCGAAAGCGACAGCCAGCCTGAGTGCAGCGCAAGCCAATCACCAGAAACTGGCAGCGACCGCCCAGGCAGACCAGGCTGCAGTGACTAAGATTAACGCAGACATTGCTGCTTCTCAAAAACAGCAGACCGATCTGCAGAATCAGTTAAACAGCCTGAATGGCAACCTGGCAGCCGCCCAGAAAGCTCTGGCAGGTGCACAGGCCGGTGTGACGGCTTCCACGAACAAGATTACCGAAATTGGAAAACCACTCCCGGCAATCAAGGAAGCACATGCAAAGGCTGACGCTGTTAGTAAACAGGCTGCTGGCGACAAAGAGCTTGCCGAAGCTGCTGCCAAGTTGAAAGCGGCCGTCGACAAGCGCACTGCAGCCATCGCAGCCGAGCAGAAAATAGTGGCCACACATCAGGCAGCCGTTAAAGAGAACCAGCAGAAAATTGCAACTTACACGCCGCAAATCAAACAGACAACGGATGCGCTGAATGCGGCCAAGGCAAAAGTAGCTGCTCTGCAGAAATCTCTGAAACCGGCGACCGACAAGGCGACTGCTTCTCAGAACGCAGCCAAGTCGGCCGCCAGCGCACTGGCTGCCGCTCAGAATGAAGTCAAACACTGGCAGGCAGAAATTGAATTCTCCAAGAAACTCAACAACGCCCAGGCCAGCACTGCTAAGTAA